Proteins found in one Gopherus flavomarginatus isolate rGopFla2 chromosome 18, rGopFla2.mat.asm, whole genome shotgun sequence genomic segment:
- the ACP7 gene encoding acid phosphatase type 7, with protein sequence MRMEPHGWLCLLCLVLPWLQCQGTKRTQPEQVHLSYPGDPTAMTVTWTTFDPAGSIVEFGPEPSRAFTSSAKGHASRFVDGGWLRRSMFIHRVTLQDLAPGQRYAYRCGSPLGWSRPYSFRALQNGTDWSPRLAVFGDMGNINPQSLPRLWHDTQQRMYDVILHVGDFAYDMDQCNAMVGDAFMRKIEPVAASVPYMTCPGNHEEKYNFSNYRARFSMPGNTEGLWYSWDIGPAHIISFSTEVYFYLIYGCHLVQEQYQWLERDLQEATRPDRRRRHPWIITMGHRPMYCSNNDLDDCTRHESIIRRGLPQHKYGLEDLFYKYGVDLELWAHEHSYERLWPVYNYQVYNGSAKSPYTNPRAPVHVITGSAGCKERLDPFVPNPREWSALRIEDYGYTRLQIVNRSHIWLEQVSDDQDGKVVDGIWLIKELHGPKAWH encoded by the exons ATGAGGATGGAGCCGCACGGCTGGCTCTGTCTGCTCTGCCTGGTgctcccctggctgcagtgccAGGGCACGAAACGCACCCAACCCGAGCAAGTGCATCTCTCCTACCCAG GCGACCCCACCGCCATGACCGTCACCTGGACGACCTTCGATCCAGCCGGCTCCATCGTGGAGTTTGGCCCCGAGCCGAGCAGGGCCTTTACCTCCTCCGCCAAGGGCCATGCCAGCCGGTTCGTGGACGGCGGGTGGTTGCGCCGCAGCATGTTCATCCACCGGGTCACCCTGCAGGACCTGGCCCCTGGGCAGCGCTACG CTTATCGCTGCGGGAGCCCGCtgggctggagccggccctacagCTTCCGGGCTCTGCAGAATGGCACCGACTGGAGCCCGCGCCTCGCTGTCTTCGGCGACATGGGGAACATCaacccccagtccctgcccaggCTCTGGCACGACACGCAGCAGCGCATGTACGACGTGATCCTGCACGTAG GGGATTTTGCCTATGACATGGACCAG TGTAACGCCATGGTTGGAGACGCCTTCATGCGCAAGATCGAGCCCGTCGCTGCGTCGGTGCCGTATATGACGTGCCCAGGGAACCACGAGGAGAAATA CAACTTCTCCAACTACCGTGCCCGATTCAGCATGCCTGGTAACACGGAGGGCCTGTGGTACAG CTGGGACATCGGCCCTGCCCACATCATCTCCTTCTCCACCGAGGTGTATTTCTACCTGATCTATGGCTGCCACCTCGTCCAGGAGCAGTACCAATGGCTAGAGAGAGACCTACAG GAGGCCACACGGCCGGATCGGCGCCGGCGGCACCCGTGGATCATCACCATGGGGCACCGGCCCATGTACTGCTCCAACAATGACCTCGACGACTGCACGAGGCATGAGAGCatc ATTCGCCGAGGGCTCCCCCAACATAAGTATGGCCTGGAGGACCTGTTCTATAAATACG GTGTCGACCTAGAGCTGTGGGCCCACGAACACTCCTACGAGAGGCTGTGGCCTGTCTACAACTACCAG GTCTACAACGGCAGCGCCAAATCGCCCTACACCAACCCCCGGGCGCCCGTCCATGTCATCACCGGATCGGCC ggcTGTAAGGAGAGGCTGGACCCGTTTGTCCCCAACCCACGGGAGTGGAGCGCCCTGCGCATCGAGGACTACGGCTACACGCGCCTACAAATCGTCAACCGCAGCCACATCTGGCTGGAGCAAGTGTCCGATGACCAG GACGGGAAAGTCGTGGATGGGATCTGGCTCATCAAGGAGTTGCACGGCCCCAAAGCTTGGCATTAG
- the MRPS12 gene encoding LOW QUALITY PROTEIN: 28S ribosomal protein S12, mitochondrial (The sequence of the model RefSeq protein was modified relative to this genomic sequence to represent the inferred CDS: deleted 2 bases in 1 codon; substituted 1 base at 1 genomic stop codon): MLPERQRRPAYPPERAQPGPIKNGGGAARGGGARATNPEAALSEPIREXEAARWRLRSEGTCIHGLWGFSELLMWRMACRGFLRLLSSPLRCSINPFPLAFVPGRWPLTQALGQLETRTMATLNQMHRKGKPKFPPPKLGPTFGNPQLKGVVLKTMIRKPKKPNSANRKCARVRLSNGKEVVCFIPGEGHNLQEHSIVLVEGGRTQDLPGVKLKIVRGKYDCAHVQKKT; the protein is encoded by the exons ATGCTCCCTGAGCGACAGCGGCGCCCGGCCTACCCGCCCGAGCGAGCCCAGCCGGGACCAATCAAGAACGGTGGCGGCGCCGCTAGAGGGGGCGGAGCT CGTGCGACCAACCCAGAGGCGGCGCTGTCGGAACCAATCAGAGAGTAGGAGGCGGCAAGATGGCGGCTGCGGAGTGAG GGGACTTGTATTCATGGTCTCTGGGGCTTTAGTGAGCTTTTAATGTGGAGAATGGCATGCAGGGGTTTCCTGAGGTTGCTGTCATCACCTTTGAGATGTA GTATCAATCCTTTCCCTCTTGCCTTTGTACCAGGGAGATGGCCTTTAACCCAAGCTCTGGGCCAGCTGGAAACCCGCACCATGGCCACCCTCAACCAGATGCACCGTAAGGGCAAGCCAAAGTTTCCCCCACCCAAACTTGGCCCCACCTTTGGCAACCCCCAGCTCAAGGGAGTGGTCCTCAAGACCATGATTCGCAAGCCCAAGAAGCCCAACTCTGCCAACAGAAAGTGTGCCCGGGTGCGGCTTAGCAACGGCAAGGAGGTGGTCTGCTTCATTCCCGGAGAAGGTCACAACTTGCAGGAGCACAGTATTGTGCTGGTGGAAGGTGGAAGGACACAGGACTTGCCGGGGGTGAAGCTCAAAATAGTGCGTGGGAAATATGACTGCGCCCATGTTCAGAAGAAGACATAA